The Clupea harengus chromosome 6, Ch_v2.0.2, whole genome shotgun sequence genome contains a region encoding:
- the LOC116220761 gene encoding natterin-3-like, whose amino-acid sequence MRSYLCVALTVLVLAADHTLASDTPPDKAETPPMMTLLKVSKEKIIENRTTNLPDEPAPSAQNKTTAIFVVFNEAKTFDIVPPFTFDDNPNLEWQRFNGSLPSGTVGIWNSYTDRHDYVCRTLDGCETGFYHSGYGDYCFFARYPKLGRTNGFFILVNKDEFVNLEWKSGSYGSVPENSVRTCIKSEKDYVGKNKYGLGLVSAGDSFYLPWLDLISGDTLNGYTTWYRRSYQVLTINTDEYEQVIQDVEYDIDQSSIIKTPPFAVDEHTVNNKECNYATLTVTLSATLTQTNTWEFTSSMTLATSTTVTVGIPEIVSASVTIGVEQTFQTTHEISISESQTTSLQVQITVPPNKKCTFKLQGRRFTLHIPFKALIGRTYSSGDTKWTTISGTYEGVQVSDYDAVIEHCEPLADPLPCGK is encoded by the exons ATGAGGTCCTACCTGTGTGTAGCTCTCACTGTTCTGGTCCTGGCCGCGGACCACACCCTTGCTAGTGACACACCCCCGGACAAAGCAGAAACCCCCCCAATGATGACTTTACTCAAGGTTTCCAAGGAAAAAATCATAGAAAACCGAACCA CAAACCTTCCTGACGAACCTGCCCCTTCAGCTCAGAATAAGACCACCGCTATATTTGTTGTTTTCAATGAGGCTAAAACTTTCGACATCGTCCCTCCATTCACCTTCGATGACAACCCCAACCTTGAGTGGCAGAGGTTTAACGGGTCTCTGCCCAGTGGAACAGTGGGCATCTGGAACAGCTACACCGATCGGCACGATTACGTGTGCAGAACATTGGATGGCTGTGAGACTGGATTCTACCACAGCGGATATGGTGATTATTGCTTCTTCGCACGCTACCCTAAGTTGGGGCGCACCAATGGTTTTTTCATCCTTGTAAACAAAGATGAATTTGTTAATCTGGAGTGGAAATCGGGATCCTATGGGTCTGTTCCGGAAAACTCAGTCAGAACATGTATAAAGTCAGAGAAGGATTATGTTGGAAAAAACAAGTATGGTTTAGGATTGGTTTCTGCTGGAGATTCATTCTATTTACCTTGGTTGGACTTGATTTCTGGTGATACACTCAATGGGTACACTACATGGTACAGAAGATCTTACCAGGTTTTGACAATAAATACTGATGAATATGAGCAGGTGATCCAAGATGTAGAGTATGACATTGATCAAAGTAGCATCATAAAAACTCCCCCATTCGCTGTTGATGAACACACTGTAAACAACAAAGAATGCAATTATGCGACACTGACTGTCACACTATCTGCAACCCTaactcaaacaaacacctgGGAATTCACTTCCTCCATGACCCTTGCAACCAGCACCACTGTTACTGTAGGGATACCTGAAATAGTCAGTGCTAGCGTCACCATTGGTGTGGAGCAGACTTTTCAGACGACTCATGAAATATCCATATCTGAATCTCAAACCACTAGCCTCCAGGTGCAAATCACTGTTCCCCCAAACAAGAAGTGCACTTTTAAGCTGCAAGGCAGGAGATTCACATTACACATACCCTTTAAGGCTCTCATTGGCCGTACCTACAGCAGTGGTGACACAAAGTGGACCACCATCAGCGGTACTTATGAAGGAGTTCAGGTGTCTGATTATGACGCTGTCATAGAGCACTGTGAGCCCCTGGCCGACCCCTTGCCTTGTGGGAAATAG